The following coding sequences are from one Vulpes vulpes isolate BD-2025 chromosome 12, VulVul3, whole genome shotgun sequence window:
- the DDX19B gene encoding ATP-dependent RNA helicase DDX19B isoform X4, which translates to MGFNRPSKIQENALPLMLAEPPQNLIAQSQSGTGKTAAFVLAMLSQVEPANRYPQCLCLSPTYELALQTGKVIEQMGKFYPELKLAYAVRGNKLERGQKISEHIVIGTPGTVLDWCSKLKFIDPKKIKVFVLDEADVMIATQGHQDQSIRIQRMLPKDCQMLLFSATFEDSVWKFAQKVVPDPNIIKLKREEETLDTIKQYYVLCNNRDEKFQALCNLYGAITIAQAMIFCHTRKTASWLAAELSKEGHQVALLSGEMMVEQRAAVIERFREGKEKVLVTTNVCARGIDVEQVSVVINFDLPVDKDGNPDNETYLHRIGRTGRFGKRGLAVNMVDSKHSMNILNRIQEHFNKKIERLDTDDLDEIEKIAN; encoded by the exons ATGGGCTTCAACCGTCCATCCAAGATACAAGAGAACGCACTGCCTTTGATGCTTGCTGAGCC TCCACAGAACTTAATTGCCCAGTCTCAGTCTGGCACTGGTAAAACAGCTGCCTTTGTGTTGGCCATGCTCAGCCAAGTAGAACCTGCAAACAGATATCCCCAG TGTCTGTGCCTCTCCCCAACTTATGAGCTCGCACTTCAAACGGGAAAAGTGATTGAGCAGATGGGCAAATTTTACCCTGAACTGAAGCTAGCTTATGCTGTCCGAGGCAATAAAC TGGAAAGAGGTCAGAAGATCAGTGAGCACATTGTCATTGGCACCCCTGGGACTGTTCTGGACTGGTGCTCCAAGCTCAAGTTCATTGACCCCAAGAAGATCAAGGTGTTTGTTCTGGATGAGGCTGACGTGATGATAGCTACTCAGGGCCACCAAGATCAGAGCATCCGCATTCAGAG GATGCTGCCCAAGGACTGCCAGATGCTGCTTTTCTCTGCCACCTTCGAAGACTCTGTATGGAAATTTGCCCAGAAAGTGGTCCCAGATCCAAACATTATCAAACTCAAGCGTGAAGAGGAGACACTGGACACCATCAAGCAGTATTACGTCCTGTGCAATAACAGAGATGAGAAGTTCCAAGCCCTGTGTAACCTCTACGGGGCCATCACCAtcgctcaggccatgatcttctGCCAT ACCCGCAAAACAGCTAGCTGGCTGGCAGCAGAGCTCTCAAAAGAAGGCCACCAGGTGGCCCTGCTGAGTGGCGAAATGATGGTGGAGCAGAGGGCTGCGGTGATTGAGCGCTTCCGAGAGGGCAAGGAGAAGGTGCTGGTGACCACCAACGTGTGTGCCCGCG GTATTGATGTCGAGCAGGTTTCTGTCGTCATCAACTTTGACCTTCCCGTGGACAAGGATGGGAATCCAGACAACGAGACCTACCTGCACAGGATCGGGCGCACGGGCCGCTTTGGCAAGAGGGGCCTGGCAGTGAACATGGTTGACAGCAAGCACAGCATGAACATCCTCAACAGAATCCAGGAGCATTTTA ataagaaaatagaaagattGGACACGGATGATTTGGACGAGATTGAGAAGATAGCCAACTGA
- the DDX19B gene encoding ATP-dependent RNA helicase DDX19B isoform X2 — MVTLVFVRPSWIWSSGRNDLLEEGQLGWHLVLDLPLRNSSAVVKTNANTEKADEEEKEDRAAQSLLNKLIRSNLVDNTNQVEVLQRDPNSPLYSVKSFEELRLKPQLLQGVYAMGFNRPSKIQENALPLMLAEPPQNLIAQSQSGTGKTAAFVLAMLSQVEPANRYPQCLCLSPTYELALQTGKVIEQMGKFYPELKLAYAVRGNKLERGQKISEHIVIGTPGTVLDWCSKLKFIDPKKIKVFVLDEADVMIATQGHQDQSIRIQRMLPKDCQMLLFSATFEDSVWKFAQKVVPDPNIIKLKREEETLDTIKQYYVLCNNRDEKFQALCNLYGAITIAQAMIFCHTRKTASWLAAELSKEGHQVALLSGEMMVEQRAAVIERFREGKEKVLVTTNVCARGIDVEQVSVVINFDLPVDKDGNPDNETYLHRIGRTGRFGKRGLAVNMVDSKHSMNILNRIQEHFNKKIERLDTDDLDEIEKIAN; from the exons ATGGTTACCCTTGTCTTTGTCAGACCTTCTTGGATTTGGTCAAGTGGAAGAAATGACTTACTCGAAGAGGGACAATTGGGTTGGCATCTGGTCCTCGATTTGCCTTTGAGAAATAGTA GTGCTGTTGTCAAGACCAATGCTAATACAGAGAAGGCAGATGAAGAAGAGAAAG AGGACAGAGCTGCCCAGTCCTTACTTAACAAGCTGATCAGAAGCAACCTTGTGGATAACACAAACCAGGTGGAAGTCCTGCAGCGGGATCCAAACTCCCCACTCTACTCCGTGAAGTCCTTTGAGGAGCTTCGGCT GAAACCACAGCTTCTCCAGGGAGTCTATGCCATGGGCTTCAACCGTCCATCCAAGATACAAGAGAACGCACTGCCTTTGATGCTTGCTGAGCC TCCACAGAACTTAATTGCCCAGTCTCAGTCTGGCACTGGTAAAACAGCTGCCTTTGTGTTGGCCATGCTCAGCCAAGTAGAACCTGCAAACAGATATCCCCAG TGTCTGTGCCTCTCCCCAACTTATGAGCTCGCACTTCAAACGGGAAAAGTGATTGAGCAGATGGGCAAATTTTACCCTGAACTGAAGCTAGCTTATGCTGTCCGAGGCAATAAAC TGGAAAGAGGTCAGAAGATCAGTGAGCACATTGTCATTGGCACCCCTGGGACTGTTCTGGACTGGTGCTCCAAGCTCAAGTTCATTGACCCCAAGAAGATCAAGGTGTTTGTTCTGGATGAGGCTGACGTGATGATAGCTACTCAGGGCCACCAAGATCAGAGCATCCGCATTCAGAG GATGCTGCCCAAGGACTGCCAGATGCTGCTTTTCTCTGCCACCTTCGAAGACTCTGTATGGAAATTTGCCCAGAAAGTGGTCCCAGATCCAAACATTATCAAACTCAAGCGTGAAGAGGAGACACTGGACACCATCAAGCAGTATTACGTCCTGTGCAATAACAGAGATGAGAAGTTCCAAGCCCTGTGTAACCTCTACGGGGCCATCACCAtcgctcaggccatgatcttctGCCAT ACCCGCAAAACAGCTAGCTGGCTGGCAGCAGAGCTCTCAAAAGAAGGCCACCAGGTGGCCCTGCTGAGTGGCGAAATGATGGTGGAGCAGAGGGCTGCGGTGATTGAGCGCTTCCGAGAGGGCAAGGAGAAGGTGCTGGTGACCACCAACGTGTGTGCCCGCG GTATTGATGTCGAGCAGGTTTCTGTCGTCATCAACTTTGACCTTCCCGTGGACAAGGATGGGAATCCAGACAACGAGACCTACCTGCACAGGATCGGGCGCACGGGCCGCTTTGGCAAGAGGGGCCTGGCAGTGAACATGGTTGACAGCAAGCACAGCATGAACATCCTCAACAGAATCCAGGAGCATTTTA ataagaaaatagaaagattGGACACGGATGATTTGGACGAGATTGAGAAGATAGCCAACTGA
- the DDX19B gene encoding ATP-dependent RNA helicase DDX19B isoform X1, whose translation MTAPSVGRELGLLRPQGAHDRAAPASESASTSVPPAPGTMATDSWALAVDEQEAAAESLSNLHLKEEKIKPDANGAVVKTNANTEKADEEEKEDRAAQSLLNKLIRSNLVDNTNQVEVLQRDPNSPLYSVKSFEELRLKPQLLQGVYAMGFNRPSKIQENALPLMLAEPPQNLIAQSQSGTGKTAAFVLAMLSQVEPANRYPQCLCLSPTYELALQTGKVIEQMGKFYPELKLAYAVRGNKLERGQKISEHIVIGTPGTVLDWCSKLKFIDPKKIKVFVLDEADVMIATQGHQDQSIRIQRMLPKDCQMLLFSATFEDSVWKFAQKVVPDPNIIKLKREEETLDTIKQYYVLCNNRDEKFQALCNLYGAITIAQAMIFCHTRKTASWLAAELSKEGHQVALLSGEMMVEQRAAVIERFREGKEKVLVTTNVCARGIDVEQVSVVINFDLPVDKDGNPDNETYLHRIGRTGRFGKRGLAVNMVDSKHSMNILNRIQEHFNKKIERLDTDDLDEIEKIAN comes from the exons ATGACTGCTCCCTCGGTGGGGCGGGAGCTGGGCTTGCTGCGACCCCAGGGAGCCCACGATCGCGCCGCCCCAGCCAGCGAGTCTGCCAGCACCAGCGTCCCGCCGGCGCCTGGGACCATGGCCACCGACTCGTGGGCCCTGGCTGTGGACGAACAGGAGGCGGCGGCTGAGTCG TTGAGCAACTTGCatcttaaggaagagaaaatcaaaCCAGATGCCAATG GTGCTGTTGTCAAGACCAATGCTAATACAGAGAAGGCAGATGAAGAAGAGAAAG AGGACAGAGCTGCCCAGTCCTTACTTAACAAGCTGATCAGAAGCAACCTTGTGGATAACACAAACCAGGTGGAAGTCCTGCAGCGGGATCCAAACTCCCCACTCTACTCCGTGAAGTCCTTTGAGGAGCTTCGGCT GAAACCACAGCTTCTCCAGGGAGTCTATGCCATGGGCTTCAACCGTCCATCCAAGATACAAGAGAACGCACTGCCTTTGATGCTTGCTGAGCC TCCACAGAACTTAATTGCCCAGTCTCAGTCTGGCACTGGTAAAACAGCTGCCTTTGTGTTGGCCATGCTCAGCCAAGTAGAACCTGCAAACAGATATCCCCAG TGTCTGTGCCTCTCCCCAACTTATGAGCTCGCACTTCAAACGGGAAAAGTGATTGAGCAGATGGGCAAATTTTACCCTGAACTGAAGCTAGCTTATGCTGTCCGAGGCAATAAAC TGGAAAGAGGTCAGAAGATCAGTGAGCACATTGTCATTGGCACCCCTGGGACTGTTCTGGACTGGTGCTCCAAGCTCAAGTTCATTGACCCCAAGAAGATCAAGGTGTTTGTTCTGGATGAGGCTGACGTGATGATAGCTACTCAGGGCCACCAAGATCAGAGCATCCGCATTCAGAG GATGCTGCCCAAGGACTGCCAGATGCTGCTTTTCTCTGCCACCTTCGAAGACTCTGTATGGAAATTTGCCCAGAAAGTGGTCCCAGATCCAAACATTATCAAACTCAAGCGTGAAGAGGAGACACTGGACACCATCAAGCAGTATTACGTCCTGTGCAATAACAGAGATGAGAAGTTCCAAGCCCTGTGTAACCTCTACGGGGCCATCACCAtcgctcaggccatgatcttctGCCAT ACCCGCAAAACAGCTAGCTGGCTGGCAGCAGAGCTCTCAAAAGAAGGCCACCAGGTGGCCCTGCTGAGTGGCGAAATGATGGTGGAGCAGAGGGCTGCGGTGATTGAGCGCTTCCGAGAGGGCAAGGAGAAGGTGCTGGTGACCACCAACGTGTGTGCCCGCG GTATTGATGTCGAGCAGGTTTCTGTCGTCATCAACTTTGACCTTCCCGTGGACAAGGATGGGAATCCAGACAACGAGACCTACCTGCACAGGATCGGGCGCACGGGCCGCTTTGGCAAGAGGGGCCTGGCAGTGAACATGGTTGACAGCAAGCACAGCATGAACATCCTCAACAGAATCCAGGAGCATTTTA ataagaaaatagaaagattGGACACGGATGATTTGGACGAGATTGAGAAGATAGCCAACTGA
- the DDX19B gene encoding ATP-dependent RNA helicase DDX19B isoform X5 yields the protein MAGAAGRLRGRALGRFPLSLPVGDLSNLHLKEEKIKPDANGAVVKTNANTEKADEEEKEDRAAQSLLNKLIRSNLVDNTNQVEVLQRDPNSPLYSVKSFEELRLKPQLLQGVYAMGFNRPSKIQENALPLMLAEPPQNLIAQSQSGTGKTAAFVLAMLSQVEPANRYPQCLCLSPTYELALQTGKVIEQMGKFYPELKLAYAVRGNKLERGQKISEHIVIGTPGTVLDWCSKLKFIDPKKIKVFVLDEADVMIATQGHQDQSIRIQRMLPKDCQMLLFSATFEDSVWKFAQKVVPDPNIIKLKREEETLDTIKQYYVLCNNRDEKFQALCNLYGAITIAQAMIFCHTRKTASWLAAELSKEGHQVALLSGEMMVEQRAAVIERFREGKEKVLVTTNVCARGIDVEQVSVVINFDLPVDKDGNPDNETYLHRIGRTGRFGKRGLAVNMVDSKHSMNILNRIQEHFNKKIERLDTDDLDEIEKIAN from the exons ATGGCCGGGGCTGCGGGCCGCCTCCGAGGCCGTGCCCTGGGGCGCTTTCCGCTTTCCCTGCCCGTGGGCGAC TTGAGCAACTTGCatcttaaggaagagaaaatcaaaCCAGATGCCAATG GTGCTGTTGTCAAGACCAATGCTAATACAGAGAAGGCAGATGAAGAAGAGAAAG AGGACAGAGCTGCCCAGTCCTTACTTAACAAGCTGATCAGAAGCAACCTTGTGGATAACACAAACCAGGTGGAAGTCCTGCAGCGGGATCCAAACTCCCCACTCTACTCCGTGAAGTCCTTTGAGGAGCTTCGGCT GAAACCACAGCTTCTCCAGGGAGTCTATGCCATGGGCTTCAACCGTCCATCCAAGATACAAGAGAACGCACTGCCTTTGATGCTTGCTGAGCC TCCACAGAACTTAATTGCCCAGTCTCAGTCTGGCACTGGTAAAACAGCTGCCTTTGTGTTGGCCATGCTCAGCCAAGTAGAACCTGCAAACAGATATCCCCAG TGTCTGTGCCTCTCCCCAACTTATGAGCTCGCACTTCAAACGGGAAAAGTGATTGAGCAGATGGGCAAATTTTACCCTGAACTGAAGCTAGCTTATGCTGTCCGAGGCAATAAAC TGGAAAGAGGTCAGAAGATCAGTGAGCACATTGTCATTGGCACCCCTGGGACTGTTCTGGACTGGTGCTCCAAGCTCAAGTTCATTGACCCCAAGAAGATCAAGGTGTTTGTTCTGGATGAGGCTGACGTGATGATAGCTACTCAGGGCCACCAAGATCAGAGCATCCGCATTCAGAG GATGCTGCCCAAGGACTGCCAGATGCTGCTTTTCTCTGCCACCTTCGAAGACTCTGTATGGAAATTTGCCCAGAAAGTGGTCCCAGATCCAAACATTATCAAACTCAAGCGTGAAGAGGAGACACTGGACACCATCAAGCAGTATTACGTCCTGTGCAATAACAGAGATGAGAAGTTCCAAGCCCTGTGTAACCTCTACGGGGCCATCACCAtcgctcaggccatgatcttctGCCAT ACCCGCAAAACAGCTAGCTGGCTGGCAGCAGAGCTCTCAAAAGAAGGCCACCAGGTGGCCCTGCTGAGTGGCGAAATGATGGTGGAGCAGAGGGCTGCGGTGATTGAGCGCTTCCGAGAGGGCAAGGAGAAGGTGCTGGTGACCACCAACGTGTGTGCCCGCG GTATTGATGTCGAGCAGGTTTCTGTCGTCATCAACTTTGACCTTCCCGTGGACAAGGATGGGAATCCAGACAACGAGACCTACCTGCACAGGATCGGGCGCACGGGCCGCTTTGGCAAGAGGGGCCTGGCAGTGAACATGGTTGACAGCAAGCACAGCATGAACATCCTCAACAGAATCCAGGAGCATTTTA ataagaaaatagaaagattGGACACGGATGATTTGGACGAGATTGAGAAGATAGCCAACTGA
- the DDX19B gene encoding ATP-dependent RNA helicase DDX19B isoform X3, translated as MVTLVFVRPSWIWSSGRNDLLEEGQLGWHLVLDLPLRNSKDRAAQSLLNKLIRSNLVDNTNQVEVLQRDPNSPLYSVKSFEELRLKPQLLQGVYAMGFNRPSKIQENALPLMLAEPPQNLIAQSQSGTGKTAAFVLAMLSQVEPANRYPQCLCLSPTYELALQTGKVIEQMGKFYPELKLAYAVRGNKLERGQKISEHIVIGTPGTVLDWCSKLKFIDPKKIKVFVLDEADVMIATQGHQDQSIRIQRMLPKDCQMLLFSATFEDSVWKFAQKVVPDPNIIKLKREEETLDTIKQYYVLCNNRDEKFQALCNLYGAITIAQAMIFCHTRKTASWLAAELSKEGHQVALLSGEMMVEQRAAVIERFREGKEKVLVTTNVCARGIDVEQVSVVINFDLPVDKDGNPDNETYLHRIGRTGRFGKRGLAVNMVDSKHSMNILNRIQEHFNKKIERLDTDDLDEIEKIAN; from the exons ATGGTTACCCTTGTCTTTGTCAGACCTTCTTGGATTTGGTCAAGTGGAAGAAATGACTTACTCGAAGAGGGACAATTGGGTTGGCATCTGGTCCTCGATTTGCCTTTGAGAAATAGTA AGGACAGAGCTGCCCAGTCCTTACTTAACAAGCTGATCAGAAGCAACCTTGTGGATAACACAAACCAGGTGGAAGTCCTGCAGCGGGATCCAAACTCCCCACTCTACTCCGTGAAGTCCTTTGAGGAGCTTCGGCT GAAACCACAGCTTCTCCAGGGAGTCTATGCCATGGGCTTCAACCGTCCATCCAAGATACAAGAGAACGCACTGCCTTTGATGCTTGCTGAGCC TCCACAGAACTTAATTGCCCAGTCTCAGTCTGGCACTGGTAAAACAGCTGCCTTTGTGTTGGCCATGCTCAGCCAAGTAGAACCTGCAAACAGATATCCCCAG TGTCTGTGCCTCTCCCCAACTTATGAGCTCGCACTTCAAACGGGAAAAGTGATTGAGCAGATGGGCAAATTTTACCCTGAACTGAAGCTAGCTTATGCTGTCCGAGGCAATAAAC TGGAAAGAGGTCAGAAGATCAGTGAGCACATTGTCATTGGCACCCCTGGGACTGTTCTGGACTGGTGCTCCAAGCTCAAGTTCATTGACCCCAAGAAGATCAAGGTGTTTGTTCTGGATGAGGCTGACGTGATGATAGCTACTCAGGGCCACCAAGATCAGAGCATCCGCATTCAGAG GATGCTGCCCAAGGACTGCCAGATGCTGCTTTTCTCTGCCACCTTCGAAGACTCTGTATGGAAATTTGCCCAGAAAGTGGTCCCAGATCCAAACATTATCAAACTCAAGCGTGAAGAGGAGACACTGGACACCATCAAGCAGTATTACGTCCTGTGCAATAACAGAGATGAGAAGTTCCAAGCCCTGTGTAACCTCTACGGGGCCATCACCAtcgctcaggccatgatcttctGCCAT ACCCGCAAAACAGCTAGCTGGCTGGCAGCAGAGCTCTCAAAAGAAGGCCACCAGGTGGCCCTGCTGAGTGGCGAAATGATGGTGGAGCAGAGGGCTGCGGTGATTGAGCGCTTCCGAGAGGGCAAGGAGAAGGTGCTGGTGACCACCAACGTGTGTGCCCGCG GTATTGATGTCGAGCAGGTTTCTGTCGTCATCAACTTTGACCTTCCCGTGGACAAGGATGGGAATCCAGACAACGAGACCTACCTGCACAGGATCGGGCGCACGGGCCGCTTTGGCAAGAGGGGCCTGGCAGTGAACATGGTTGACAGCAAGCACAGCATGAACATCCTCAACAGAATCCAGGAGCATTTTA ataagaaaatagaaagattGGACACGGATGATTTGGACGAGATTGAGAAGATAGCCAACTGA